One segment of Caldivirga sp. DNA contains the following:
- a CDS encoding cysteine hydrolase, with product MALNLSEDMLRDLLKPSNSILVVWDVHKALYNAIFNKDEFLNALTRVIEAARRVKVPIVFTRITPYPRGFEPLTTRLMQWRGGFRPEDMELVIQPQESEIVLNKNTWSIFVGTNFELLLRNSGRSTIVFTGIATEIGVETSARHAYALGFIPIIISDAVSSRSRDGHERSLQNMRSFFPVITSSELTKIWA from the coding sequence ATGGCGCTTAACCTAAGTGAAGATATGTTAAGGGACTTACTTAAACCAAGTAATTCAATTCTGGTTGTCTGGGATGTGCATAAGGCACTCTATAATGCAATATTCAATAAGGATGAATTCTTAAACGCATTAACCAGGGTTATTGAGGCCGCCAGGAGAGTTAAGGTGCCAATAGTGTTCACCAGGATAACACCGTATCCAAGGGGTTTTGAACCATTAACAACTAGGTTAATGCAGTGGAGGGGAGGATTTAGACCTGAGGATATGGAGCTGGTTATTCAGCCTCAGGAGAGTGAAATAGTGCTTAATAAGAATACTTGGAGCATATTTGTTGGTACAAACTTTGAATTGCTGCTACGTAATTCAGGGAGGTCAACCATAGTATTCACTGGCATAGCAACTGAGATTGGTGTTGAGACTAGTGCAAGGCATGCGTATGCATTAGGCTTCATACCAATCATAATTAGTGATGCTGTTTCCTCACGTAGTAGGGATGGGCATGAAAGATCACTACAGAACATGAGGTCATTCTTCCCAGTAATAACCTCAAGTGAGTTGACTAAGATATGGGCGTAG
- a CDS encoding recombinase family protein, giving the protein MVNAVAYLRVSTEEQELGLDAQRDGLLKFASARGISVREFFIDQGVSGSIPAFEREGFGRAVEYAKANGINLLLVYSLDRLSRSFTDLFNLLRQLDEDGIGVVSVREEFLQDLNPMVRRLVLSILAWAADYERYLIRERTRAALRAKGVVKATRVDPSLARAVTVLYQYGESIRSISSKLGLSERQVRKILYSNGALTPPPGTCPRCFHKLKWDEQYNTWYCPNCGYLTPSSPTPQRS; this is encoded by the coding sequence ATGGTTAACGCAGTGGCTTACCTTAGGGTTTCCACTGAGGAGCAGGAGCTTGGTCTTGATGCCCAGCGTGATGGCTTGCTTAAGTTCGCTTCAGCTAGGGGTATTTCAGTGAGGGAGTTCTTCATTGATCAGGGTGTGAGCGGTAGTATCCCAGCGTTTGAAAGGGAGGGGTTTGGGAGGGCTGTTGAGTATGCTAAGGCTAATGGCATTAACCTACTCCTAGTATACAGCCTGGATAGGCTTAGTAGGAGCTTCACAGACCTCTTTAACCTACTTAGGCAATTGGATGAGGATGGTATTGGCGTAGTTAGTGTTCGCGAGGAGTTCCTACAGGACCTTAACCCAATGGTTAGGAGGCTTGTTTTAAGTATTTTAGCCTGGGCGGCTGATTATGAACGTTATCTGATTCGTGAGAGGACTAGGGCCGCACTTAGGGCTAAGGGTGTGGTTAAGGCTACTAGGGTCGACCCAAGCTTAGCTAGGGCTGTCACCGTCCTTTACCAGTATGGTGAATCAATAAGATCAATATCAAGTAAACTAGGGCTAAGTGAGAGGCAGGTTAGGAAGATACTGTACAGTAATGGTGCATTAACACCACCACCAGGCACATGCCCAAGGTGCTTCCACAAGCTGAAGTGGGATGAACAATACAACACATGGTACTGCCCAAACTGCGGATACCTCACTCCCTCTTCCCCCACACCTCAACGATCCTAG
- a CDS encoding Mut7-C RNAse domain-containing protein has protein sequence MKSIGLVKPCEVSGGIVYVDSMLGWLSRWLRMIGVMTVYRDDFSDDELVNLSGLVITRDKGLFNRRRGDTLLLLTDDHIHWLTAALIVLNVEPLIGDNSLCPICGGRLTKVNSMDAMGKVPLNVISRNPTLLKCEGCGRYYWIGSHHRGISYTLSLVKGLMTKCTIEHLDAECVINVASS, from the coding sequence ATGAAGAGTATTGGTTTAGTTAAACCATGTGAGGTTAGTGGAGGAATTGTTTACGTTGACTCTATGCTTGGTTGGTTATCTAGGTGGCTGAGGATGATTGGGGTAATGACTGTCTACAGGGATGATTTCAGTGACGATGAGTTAGTGAATTTAAGCGGATTAGTCATAACTAGGGATAAGGGTTTATTTAATAGGCGTCGTGGCGACACACTACTTCTATTAACTGACGATCACATTCATTGGTTAACCGCAGCATTAATAGTACTTAATGTTGAGCCACTTATAGGCGATAATTCACTATGCCCAATATGCGGTGGTAGGTTAACTAAGGTTAATTCAATGGACGCCATGGGTAAGGTACCATTGAATGTTATTAGTAGAAACCCAACACTACTCAAGTGTGAAGGATGCGGCAGGTACTATTGGATAGGCAGCCACCACAGAGGTATTAGTTACACATTAAGCCTAGTAAAGGGACTGATGACCAAATGCACAATTGAGCATTTGGATGCGGAGTGTGTCATCAATGTAGCTTCATCTTAA
- a CDS encoding SIMPL domain-containing protein, translating to MKASSLAVALILAVMLAVAVTFLVSSHSGYYDATNDGALTSCALNTTVNVEGSYSVSIPPSGFTVSLTIETPAPDMNATRAYINVASRADDAITLVRGFGLNYTSSFSLNPQYGSYGTFEGYKATYTMTIIVPLNQTLLGELLSGLVSIGVDSVSIGSYINPELSNEARLYALRMAVLDAYSKVSTIANALNETIVSVKVVNEQYYFTQPIPYLLEVASLAPTLPPPPQINPGPGSASASVTMIAVLCKG from the coding sequence ATGAAGGCCAGTAGTTTAGCGGTAGCCCTAATACTTGCGGTAATGTTGGCTGTAGCCGTAACGTTTCTAGTCAGTTCTCATAGTGGCTACTATGATGCAACTAATGATGGTGCCTTAACCAGCTGCGCATTAAATACTACGGTTAACGTGGAGGGTTCGTACAGTGTATCAATACCACCAAGTGGTTTCACTGTAAGTTTAACAATAGAGACACCGGCACCAGACATGAATGCCACTAGGGCTTACATCAATGTGGCGTCTAGGGCTGATGATGCAATTACCCTAGTAAGGGGGTTTGGATTAAACTACACTAGTTCCTTTTCACTGAATCCTCAGTATGGTTCATACGGCACGTTCGAGGGCTATAAGGCAACCTACACAATGACTATAATAGTCCCACTGAACCAAACACTATTAGGAGAGTTACTATCTGGCTTAGTCAGCATTGGGGTAGACAGTGTATCAATAGGTTCCTACATAAACCCAGAATTATCTAATGAGGCTCGATTATACGCCCTAAGAATGGCCGTGTTAGACGCCTATAGTAAGGTTAGTACTATTGCTAATGCATTAAATGAAACCATAGTTTCAGTTAAAGTGGTTAATGAACAATACTACTTCACTCAACCAATCCCCTACCTATTAGAAGTAGCATCCTTAGCACCTACATTACCTCCGCCACCTCAGATTAATCCAGGTCCAGGGTCAGCCAGTGCATCAGTAACGATGATTGCAGTATTGTGTAAGGGATGA
- a CDS encoding arginine--tRNA ligase, with protein MEYNPYRALISEFKGIAAKLTGVEDLQVIKARAGFGYLSIPLHDLIRSRPNLSSEVNEGIKGIKSHYLMDLRFINGFLNANVNLVNYGKLVLDSAISLGPDYGKVPGIKQLNIIVEHTSANPLHPLHIGHCRNMVLGDSLVRLLKFMGHNVSARFYLDDTGIQVMYLALGYSKVRELAKERIEAGQKPDHVMWIIYSVTNAVAEVQRITKLLEGKSEEEYRGLIKERDEWVGVIADWLSKDKELVNALVESLSNIDVNAEVARMAKAYEDGDEGVKGIVREAVNLVLKGFEETFRLFNVKFDSYDWESEIAVYSGLARRIIMDLVKAAPSYVEFKDGVYVFRADKAASELKLWDELKLPKFIPPATLNRSDGTTLYLTRDVAYAVWCLTNCNPNTVIRVIAVEQTHPQAQLRIMLKLLGYDASRIVHYAYEMVNLGEAKMSSRRGQAVTIDGLLEDAVKRVKAIASSRGGLNTSEVAYAVAVGAIRYYFVSVSPSKQIVFDWGKVLDMNQNSGPFIQYTYVRAFSILSKAGIEPLQYTVPSTLSQEEGDLILMIGEFPEVLLRVSEDLKLENLVSFMNRLALEFNTFYEKYPVINAEPGLKEFRLALVKAVKIVLENSMNILGIPVLSKM; from the coding sequence GTGGAGTATAATCCGTATAGGGCATTGATAAGTGAGTTTAAGGGCATTGCTGCTAAGTTAACGGGAGTGGAGGACTTACAGGTTATTAAGGCTAGAGCCGGTTTCGGGTACTTATCCATTCCACTTCATGACTTAATTAGGAGTAGACCTAACCTAAGTAGTGAGGTTAATGAGGGTATTAAGGGAATTAAATCTCATTACCTAATGGACCTAAGATTCATTAACGGCTTCCTGAACGCTAACGTTAACCTAGTTAATTACGGTAAACTTGTCCTTGACTCAGCCATTAGCCTAGGGCCAGATTACGGTAAAGTCCCAGGCATTAAGCAGCTTAACATAATAGTTGAACACACTAGCGCTAATCCGCTTCACCCGTTACATATAGGTCATTGTAGGAACATGGTCCTTGGGGATTCACTGGTTAGGCTACTTAAATTCATGGGGCATAACGTCTCAGCAAGGTTTTACCTAGATGATACTGGAATCCAAGTAATGTACCTTGCCTTAGGCTACAGTAAAGTTAGGGAGTTAGCTAAGGAGCGCATTGAGGCTGGTCAAAAACCTGACCACGTAATGTGGATTATATACTCCGTCACTAACGCCGTTGCTGAAGTGCAGAGGATCACTAAGTTGCTTGAAGGTAAGAGTGAGGAGGAGTATAGGGGGTTAATTAAGGAGAGGGACGAGTGGGTTGGGGTTATTGCGGATTGGTTAAGTAAGGATAAGGAGCTTGTAAACGCCCTTGTGGAGTCTTTATCAAACATTGACGTTAATGCTGAGGTTGCCAGGATGGCTAAGGCGTATGAGGATGGGGATGAAGGTGTTAAGGGCATTGTCAGGGAGGCGGTTAACCTGGTCCTTAAGGGTTTTGAGGAAACCTTCAGGTTATTTAACGTTAAGTTCGATTCCTATGATTGGGAATCAGAAATAGCGGTTTACAGTGGCTTAGCTAGACGCATAATAATGGACCTGGTTAAGGCAGCGCCAAGCTACGTGGAGTTTAAGGATGGTGTATACGTATTTAGAGCCGATAAGGCCGCCTCAGAGCTTAAGCTTTGGGATGAGCTTAAACTACCTAAGTTCATACCACCAGCTACATTAAACAGGAGTGATGGAACCACATTATACTTAACGAGGGATGTGGCGTACGCCGTATGGTGCCTAACCAACTGTAACCCAAACACTGTAATAAGGGTCATTGCAGTGGAGCAGACTCACCCGCAGGCTCAGTTAAGGATCATGCTTAAGCTGCTTGGTTATGATGCATCCCGTATAGTGCACTACGCCTACGAGATGGTTAATCTAGGTGAAGCAAAGATGAGTAGCCGCAGGGGGCAAGCCGTAACAATTGATGGCCTCCTTGAGGATGCTGTTAAGAGGGTTAAGGCAATAGCCTCAAGTCGTGGCGGATTAAACACTAGTGAAGTTGCCTATGCAGTGGCGGTTGGGGCTATTAGGTACTATTTCGTTTCAGTATCACCAAGTAAGCAAATAGTCTTTGATTGGGGTAAAGTACTGGATATGAACCAAAATAGTGGACCATTCATACAGTACACTTACGTGCGGGCATTCTCAATACTAAGTAAGGCAGGTATTGAACCATTACAATACACAGTACCCAGCACATTAAGTCAAGAGGAGGGTGACTTAATACTTATGATTGGTGAATTCCCTGAGGTGCTATTGAGGGTTTCAGAGGATCTTAAGTTAGAGAATCTAGTTAGCTTCATGAATAGGTTAGCCTTAGAGTTCAACACGTTCTACGAGAAGTACCCAGTCATAAATGCTGAGCCTGGGCTTAAGGAATTTAGACTTGCGTTGGTTAAGGCTGTTAAAATAGTCCTAGAGAACTCAATGAATATACTGGGTATACCAGTGTTGAGTAAAATGTAA
- a CDS encoding dihydrodipicolinate reductase, translated as MSNLRIVVYGLGPIGQLITKVALERGMEVTGAIDIDPSKVGKDIGEVLGLGKSVGIKVESDADKVLSSSRPDVVLHSTGTWLDRVYPQLVKAIKVGADVVSTCETLAWPWYRYPDLAELIDSYAKSHDSTVLGAGVNPGFIFDALPAVLSITLVRLNKISIIRSLNAAERRQSFQRKIGLGMTPSQFKEALSRGEITAHVGFAESILLTASIIGINLTEVKENQEAIIADKHYETQYFKIEPGQVRGVDGYGVGLVNGHEVIKVELRACVACEDYEEVSLEGEPTITWRSSGTPGDPATAAVVVNLADRVTEARPGLITLKDLIKYSYSW; from the coding sequence ATGAGTAATCTAAGGATTGTGGTATATGGCTTAGGCCCCATAGGTCAATTAATAACTAAAGTGGCGTTAGAGAGAGGAATGGAGGTCACTGGGGCAATAGATATTGACCCCAGTAAGGTTGGTAAGGATATTGGTGAAGTATTGGGTTTAGGTAAGAGTGTGGGTATTAAGGTTGAAAGTGATGCCGATAAGGTATTATCAAGCTCAAGACCCGATGTTGTACTTCACTCCACTGGCACATGGCTTGATAGGGTTTACCCACAGTTAGTTAAGGCAATTAAAGTCGGCGCCGACGTGGTATCCACATGTGAGACGTTGGCATGGCCGTGGTACAGGTATCCTGACTTAGCTGAGTTAATAGATAGTTACGCTAAGAGCCATGACTCAACCGTACTTGGTGCTGGAGTTAATCCAGGTTTCATCTTCGATGCATTACCAGCAGTATTATCCATAACACTGGTGAGGCTTAATAAGATAAGCATTATTAGGTCACTTAATGCCGCCGAAAGGAGACAGTCATTCCAGAGGAAAATTGGCTTAGGAATGACTCCTAGTCAATTTAAGGAAGCGTTAAGTAGAGGGGAAATAACTGCACATGTTGGCTTCGCTGAATCCATATTACTTACTGCAAGCATCATTGGTATTAACCTCACTGAGGTTAAGGAGAACCAGGAGGCCATAATAGCTGATAAGCATTATGAAACCCAGTACTTTAAGATTGAGCCTGGCCAAGTCCGTGGCGTTGATGGTTACGGGGTTGGGTTAGTTAATGGTCATGAAGTCATTAAGGTTGAATTAAGGGCATGTGTCGCCTGTGAGGATTATGAGGAGGTTAGTCTTGAAGGTGAACCAACCATAACCTGGAGGAGTAGTGGAACACCAGGTGATCCAGCTACCGCTGCCGTTGTTGTTAATCTAGCTGATAGGGTCACCGAGGCTAGGCCTGGTTTAATAACTCTTAAAGACTTAATAAAATACTCATACAGTTGGTAA
- a CDS encoding SLC13 family permease: MEYRFIAASIALLTTYSLIVLRGVSRRFDVPAWVAMLIGASIMIGTGVVTPSEALSSINLDVIIFLFSLFTIASALEVSGFLSYVAYRLVSSSRKMYNLIGKVFLSSAVLSMVISNDGLAASFTPMIIESGKAANNIDVKPLLYALAYGVTIGSVMMPIGNPQNLLIAIESGIPRPFVSFIMYLAIPTLINLAVTYALMLVLFRRSAMDDLEVKSLSISLSDPALSNLALIMLILIVAVLVASDLVGLNLNAALVALIGATVVYALSSRRGEVLSNVDWQTLVFFMALFIVSEGAYTSGVLSYLAHALPAPTTLWGIFAASILLSQVISNVPMVALYLPLMSSLGVGPGNVNDWVALAAASTIAGNLTLIGAASNIIILQASEKRGGPRFSYIEFLLYGIPVTLVNAGIYYAYLKFI; this comes from the coding sequence ATGGAGTATAGGTTTATTGCCGCGTCAATCGCATTACTGACAACATACAGCCTAATAGTGTTAAGGGGAGTGTCGAGAAGGTTTGATGTGCCGGCATGGGTAGCTATGCTAATTGGTGCATCAATAATGATAGGTACAGGAGTCGTAACCCCTAGTGAAGCCTTAAGTTCAATTAACCTGGACGTAATAATATTCCTTTTCTCGCTGTTCACAATAGCATCAGCACTTGAGGTTAGCGGCTTCCTATCCTACGTGGCCTACAGGCTTGTATCATCAAGCAGGAAAATGTATAACCTAATAGGTAAAGTATTCCTATCATCAGCAGTATTAAGCATGGTTATTTCCAACGATGGATTAGCGGCCAGTTTCACGCCTATGATTATTGAAAGTGGTAAGGCGGCGAATAACATTGATGTTAAGCCCCTCCTCTATGCGCTTGCATATGGAGTCACCATAGGTTCAGTAATGATGCCGATTGGCAACCCGCAAAACCTTCTCATAGCAATTGAATCGGGGATACCTAGGCCATTTGTAAGTTTCATCATGTACTTAGCGATACCAACATTAATTAACCTAGCAGTAACATATGCCTTAATGCTTGTCCTCTTCAGGAGGAGCGCCATGGATGACTTAGAGGTTAAGAGTCTAAGCATAAGTTTAAGTGACCCAGCCTTATCTAACCTAGCGTTAATAATGCTCATCCTTATTGTTGCAGTGCTTGTTGCGTCAGATTTAGTTGGCCTAAACCTAAATGCAGCATTAGTTGCGTTAATTGGGGCAACTGTCGTGTACGCATTAAGCAGTAGGAGGGGGGAGGTCTTAAGTAATGTGGATTGGCAGACGCTGGTATTCTTCATGGCCTTATTCATAGTGAGTGAGGGTGCGTATACTTCAGGTGTTTTAAGTTACCTGGCGCATGCATTACCAGCACCCACAACTCTCTGGGGTATTTTTGCCGCAAGCATACTGTTGAGCCAAGTCATTAGTAATGTACCCATGGTGGCCTTATACTTACCCCTAATGTCAAGCCTAGGTGTTGGGCCAGGGAATGTTAATGATTGGGTTGCCTTAGCAGCGGCAAGCACAATAGCAGGTAACTTAACGTTAATAGGCGCGGCAAGTAACATAATAATACTGCAGGCAAGTGAGAAGAGAGGGGGTCCACGTTTCAGTTACATTGAATTCCTACTTTACGGTATTCCAGTAACACTAGTTAATGCAGGCATTTACTATGCTTACTTAAAATTCATCTAA
- a CDS encoding trehalase family glycosidase, with protein sequence MRISNKFEISGNITSIIMSNTGIGLSKLFYGEYVEGELRGSNATLLRSYWDFGGIRRYWSNGSFEFTSVYGDLAVYVVRGYRGIIQGEFKVRGFGGISELSDGSINVKHEGGFMRIKSNQPLNLKVLDNGFAVTININGELRVVTAGGDQVNDIDKALSDESQVESKRRLWLSTLMSNVNGDDLIKLCWYVILTNRCSVPNHQALRKPFNMPSKYVFKHQWLWDSSFHSIVLSHYDVNMAMEELENLFTNQKPDGRIPHEIFMSKEACKSFWGIDDYSPWTTQPPVLAVAVDRVLSVKWDDDFAKRAINALMKYDEWFRSQRDGDSDYLYSYFDPLESGWDNSPRWDEATRRFNENPQRYGKYGKLTMAPIEAVDLNSLIYLQRRIIAKLARRLGEVKAANYYDELADETARAIRRIMWNNEDGFFYDVYEENHELIRVKTPAAFLTLFSGIATGEQAEKLVVHLFNPREFWTMFPLPSVSADEPTYDPAGYWRGRSWINLVWFTYHGLRNYGYYNEASRLLNKVLEVMGKSMTCSENYNSSNGEPMGAPDFGWSTLVIDMVMSELGKGSLGLTGSL encoded by the coding sequence ATGAGGATTAGTAATAAGTTTGAAATCTCAGGTAACATTACATCAATAATAATGAGTAATACAGGCATAGGGTTAAGCAAGTTATTTTACGGAGAATACGTTGAGGGTGAATTAAGGGGTAGTAACGCTACATTGCTTAGGAGCTACTGGGATTTCGGGGGAATTAGGAGGTACTGGAGTAATGGTTCTTTTGAATTCACCTCAGTGTATGGTGATTTAGCAGTATATGTTGTAAGAGGCTATAGGGGGATCATTCAAGGTGAGTTCAAGGTAAGGGGCTTTGGTGGTATTAGTGAATTGAGTGATGGTTCAATTAATGTTAAACATGAGGGTGGGTTCATGAGAATTAAGTCTAATCAACCCCTTAACTTAAAGGTACTGGATAATGGATTCGCAGTGACTATTAACATTAATGGTGAATTAAGAGTAGTTACGGCAGGGGGTGATCAAGTTAATGATATTGATAAGGCACTTAGCGATGAATCACAGGTTGAGTCTAAGAGAAGACTATGGTTAAGCACATTAATGAGCAATGTTAATGGAGATGATTTAATTAAACTATGCTGGTACGTGATATTAACTAATAGGTGCAGTGTACCTAATCACCAAGCCTTAAGGAAGCCTTTTAACATGCCTAGTAAGTACGTTTTCAAGCATCAATGGCTTTGGGACTCCTCATTTCATTCAATAGTCCTCAGCCACTACGACGTTAACATGGCTATGGAGGAGTTGGAGAATTTGTTTACTAATCAGAAGCCTGATGGTAGGATTCCGCATGAGATATTCATGTCTAAGGAGGCGTGTAAATCCTTCTGGGGTATTGATGATTACTCACCTTGGACAACCCAACCCCCGGTGTTGGCTGTAGCCGTTGATAGGGTTTTATCAGTGAAGTGGGATGATGATTTCGCTAAGAGGGCTATTAATGCGTTAATGAAGTATGATGAATGGTTCAGGAGTCAAAGGGATGGGGATTCAGACTACTTGTACTCCTACTTTGATCCATTGGAAAGCGGGTGGGACAATAGCCCTAGGTGGGATGAAGCAACCAGGAGGTTTAATGAGAATCCGCAGCGGTATGGGAAGTATGGGAAATTAACAATGGCCCCTATTGAGGCTGTTGATTTAAATAGCTTAATTTACCTTCAAAGAAGAATAATCGCTAAGTTGGCTAGAAGACTTGGTGAAGTTAAGGCGGCTAACTACTATGATGAATTGGCTGATGAAACCGCTAGGGCAATTAGGAGAATCATGTGGAATAATGAAGACGGCTTCTTTTATGACGTTTATGAGGAAAACCATGAGTTAATCAGGGTTAAGACACCTGCAGCCTTCCTAACACTATTTAGTGGGATAGCCACTGGTGAGCAGGCTGAGAAACTAGTGGTGCATTTGTTCAATCCAAGGGAGTTTTGGACCATGTTCCCATTACCAAGCGTAAGCGCTGATGAACCAACCTATGACCCAGCAGGCTACTGGAGGGGTAGGTCATGGATTAACCTAGTGTGGTTCACGTATCATGGGTTAAGGAACTATGGTTACTATAATGAGGCGTCTAGGCTGCTTAATAAGGTTCTTGAAGTAATGGGTAAATCAATGACTTGCAGCGAGAATTATAATAGTAGTAATGGGGAGCCAATGGGCGCCCCTGATTTCGGTTGGTCAACACTAGTGATAGACATGGTTATGAGTGAACTAGGTAAGGGGAGCTTAGGGCTTACAGGTTCATTATGA
- a CDS encoding lactate utilization protein B, with protein sequence MEYDEAIRRAVDANVPRTMNILDKYPYVTELAKELRKAKEEVIRNLEYYVDKTIKSIEAIGAKAYFARDGDEARRIISGIVGKGNVIVLGKTMVGNEIGLREYLISIGNEVWETDLGEFLLQLTGDKPTHIVAPALHMTRERAARVIKEKLGVDVKADPSEIAQAARRFLRDKFFRANFGITGANAVAADTGAVLLIENEGNIRFTTVSPPVHIVLTGIDKIVPTLHHAFMEVMVQSAYAGLYPPTYVNLVAGPSTTADVEQTRVSPSHGPREVHVVLLDNGRLKASKDDLLWETLLCVRCGRCHFHCPVYRALDGSWGESPYVGPMGVMWTAVVYGIEKAGPHAMLCMHAGTCREACPMKINIPEIIQGIKARYVRLVAKR encoded by the coding sequence ATGGAGTATGATGAAGCTATTAGAAGAGCCGTTGATGCTAACGTGCCTAGAACCATGAATATCCTTGATAAATACCCTTACGTAACTGAGTTAGCTAAGGAGCTTAGGAAGGCTAAGGAGGAGGTTATTAGAAACTTAGAGTACTACGTAGATAAGACTATTAAGTCTATTGAAGCCATAGGCGCTAAGGCCTACTTTGCAAGGGATGGCGATGAAGCCAGAAGGATAATAAGTGGCATTGTAGGTAAGGGTAATGTTATAGTCCTAGGTAAGACAATGGTTGGTAATGAAATCGGGCTTAGGGAGTACTTAATCAGTATTGGTAATGAGGTTTGGGAAACAGACCTAGGTGAATTCCTACTTCAGTTAACTGGGGATAAGCCAACTCACATAGTCGCCCCTGCACTGCACATGACTAGGGAGAGGGCTGCCAGGGTTATTAAGGAGAAGCTGGGTGTTGATGTTAAGGCTGATCCATCTGAAATAGCGCAGGCCGCTAGGAGGTTCTTAAGGGATAAGTTCTTCAGGGCTAACTTTGGGATAACTGGGGCAAATGCGGTTGCTGCTGACACTGGGGCTGTGCTACTGATTGAGAATGAGGGTAACATAAGGTTCACTACCGTATCACCACCGGTGCACATAGTTTTAACGGGCATTGATAAGATAGTGCCAACCCTGCACCACGCCTTCATGGAGGTTATGGTTCAAAGCGCCTATGCTGGACTTTACCCACCAACGTACGTTAACTTAGTTGCTGGACCATCAACCACAGCTGATGTTGAGCAGACCAGGGTTTCCCCATCTCATGGTCCCAGGGAGGTTCACGTGGTCCTCCTCGATAATGGTAGATTAAAGGCATCTAAGGATGACTTACTTTGGGAGACGCTACTCTGCGTTAGGTGTGGTAGGTGCCACTTCCACTGCCCGGTCTACAGGGCACTAGATGGTTCATGGGGTGAATCCCCCTACGTGGGGCCAATGGGGGTTATGTGGACAGCCGTGGTTTACGGTATTGAGAAGGCTGGCCCACATGCAATGTTATGTATGCATGCGGGTACATGTCGTGAAGCATGCCCAATGAAGATTAATATTCCTGAAATAATACAGGGGATTAAGGCAAGGTACGTTAGGTTAGTGGCTAAGCGGTGA
- a CDS encoding roadblock/LC7 domain-containing protein — protein MSVASQNAKDLSEAIMYIRKQLKGLLGIYVASLDGLLISYNGAGDPDRWAALTATLAALGTTYVKEMSNLTMDNHKHMYTIIRSDKGFILNVKRNDYALTIVDNDPSEEGKAIRVLDDALAKIT, from the coding sequence ATGAGTGTCGCTAGTCAAAATGCCAAGGATTTATCAGAAGCCATTATGTATATTAGGAAGCAACTTAAAGGTTTATTGGGCATATATGTAGCTAGCCTCGATGGTCTTCTAATTAGTTACAATGGTGCAGGTGATCCGGATCGATGGGCCGCATTAACGGCAACGCTAGCCGCATTAGGTACTACGTATGTTAAGGAAATGTCTAACTTAACTATGGATAATCATAAGCACATGTACACTATAATACGCTCCGATAAGGGATTCATATTAAACGTTAAGCGAAATGATTACGCTTTAACCATTGTTGATAATGATCCAAGTGAGGAGGGAAAGGCCATAAGGGTACTAGATGATGCGTTAGCTAAAATAACATGA
- a CDS encoding UPF0179 family protein, which yields MATVTLISKPQARVGGNFRVIKIPEECYKCKLYNICMGRLRPGRVYRITEVRPLRYPSPYKCLLNGDEMVPVVVEEEDLILPIKLPYVIEGSITLFDKSWCICHPCPSEEALPSRVKVVKIIDKRQCGSGWFFLVEAKPLD from the coding sequence GTGGCCACTGTAACGCTGATTAGTAAGCCTCAGGCAAGGGTTGGAGGAAACTTTAGGGTAATTAAAATACCTGAGGAATGCTATAAGTGTAAACTCTACAACATATGTATGGGTAGGTTAAGGCCTGGGAGGGTTTACAGAATTACTGAAGTTAGGCCGCTTAGGTATCCGTCTCCGTATAAGTGCCTACTTAATGGTGATGAAATGGTGCCTGTGGTCGTAGAGGAGGAGGACTTGATACTACCCATTAAGCTACCTTACGTTATCGAGGGTTCAATAACATTATTCGACAAGTCATGGTGCATATGTCATCCATGCCCCAGTGAGGAGGCTTTACCAAGTAGGGTAAAGGTTGTTAAAATCATTGATAAGAGGCAATGTGGCAGTGGTTGGTTCTTCCTAGTGGAGGCTAAGCCGTTGGATTAG